The Medicago truncatula cultivar Jemalong A17 chromosome 4, MtrunA17r5.0-ANR, whole genome shotgun sequence genome includes a region encoding these proteins:
- the LOC25494004 gene encoding uncharacterized protein — protein MSKNKKHMKSLMGKVQGFSLPSLGGCFDGCRDQAQGSGFGTRIWNLSDKPVELQIRVGSILKKIHTLKPGSSKRLKCKNIYKAYMPRNGSVGENLKNLLYSYDETSHPYIWIHDTGCHNSLKMVKQQYISLEDMRDSSEIKIFRDHQRGSISVRKRMRPDFCSI, from the coding sequence ATGAGCAAGAATAAGAAACACATGAAGTCTCTCATGGGAAAAGTGCAAGGTTTTAGCCTTCCATCTCTTGGTGGTTGCTTTGACGGCTGTCGCGACCAAGCACAAGGCTCGGGATTCGGGACGAGGATATGGAACCTGAGTGATAAGCCAGTGGAGCTGCAAATAAGGGTGGGATCAATACTGAAAAAGATTCATACATTGAAGCCAGGGTCTTCAAAGAGACTCAAATGTAAAAACATATATAAGGCATATATGCCTAGGAATGGCAGTGTTGGTGAAAATTTGAAGAACTTGTTGTATTCCTATGATGAAACTAGTCATCCTTATATTTGGATTCATGACACTGGGTGTCATAATTCCTTAAAGATGGTTAAGCAACAGTATATTAGTCTTGAGGATATGAGGGATTCTTCAGAGATCAAAATCTTTAGGGATCATCAAAGAGGTTCTATATCAGTTCGGAAGAGAATGAGGCCAGATTTCTGCTCAATTTGA
- the LOC25494005 gene encoding TVP38/TMEM64 family membrane protein slr0305 isoform X1, whose amino-acid sequence MNVAKQTSSYSFIIIIRRLNMFLTWPNALKITLLLLLVSAIVVACFTLPIEKILKDFLIWVDQDLGPWGPLALAVAYIPLTILAVPASVLTLGGGYLFGLPVGIVADSVGATIGAVAAFLLGGTIGKSFVASKLKDYPQFKSVSIATQRSGFKIVFLLRLVPLLPYNILNYLLSVTPVPLWEYTLASWLGMMPLTVALVYAGTTLKDISDVTHGWGEFSKTRWAMIIFSLVISVVMMICVTKVAKSALDKALAECEKDMDDTTSSEQLIVTETSVGLNQPLVNEIDQDQANQQK is encoded by the exons atgaatgttgcAAAACAAACATCATCGTATTCATTCATTATTATCATTCGCAGGTTAAACATGTTTTTGACATGGCCCAATGCTCTCAAGATcactcttctccttctccttgtTTCCGCTATTGTTGTCGCTTGCTTTACTCTCCCAATTGAaaag ATTCTGAAGGATTTCTTGATATGGGTTGATCAAGACCTTGGGCCGTGGGGTCCGCTCGCTCT GGCAGTTGCTTACATTCCTTTGACTATATTGGCAGTTCCAGCCTCAGTACTTACA CTTGGCGGTGGTTATCTATTTGGCCTTCCAGTTGGCATTGTTGCTGATTCTGTTGGTGCAACCATCGGTGCTGTAGCTGCATTTCTCCTTGGTGGAACA ATTGGGAAATCATTTGTTGCTTCTAAGTTGAAGGATTATCCACAGTTTAAATCAGTGTCAATTGCAACTCAGAGATCTGGATTTAAG attgtgtttctgcttcgGCTTGTTCCATTACTACcatataacatattaaattacCTCCTATCCGTGACTCCAGTTCCATTATGGGAATACACACTGGCGTCCTGGTTAGGAATGATG CCATTAACGGTGGCACTTGTGTATGCTGGAACAACGCTCAAAGATATATCTGATGTGACACATGGTTGGGGAGAGTTCTCAAAGACTCGTTGG GCTATGATTATTTTTAGTCTAGTGATATCTG TGGTTATGATGATTTGTGTTACTAAAGTTGCCAAGTCTGCTTTAGATAAGGCCTTGGCTGAATGTGAGAAAGATATGGATGACACTACATCTTCAGAACAACTCATTGTCACTGAAACTTCGGTAGGTCTAAATCAACCTCTCGTAAATGAGATAGATCAGGATCAAGCCAATCAACAAAAGTAA
- the LOC25494005 gene encoding TVP38/TMEM64 family membrane protein slr0305 isoform X2, translating to MFLTWPNALKITLLLLLVSAIVVACFTLPIEKILKDFLIWVDQDLGPWGPLALAVAYIPLTILAVPASVLTLGGGYLFGLPVGIVADSVGATIGAVAAFLLGGTIGKSFVASKLKDYPQFKSVSIATQRSGFKIVFLLRLVPLLPYNILNYLLSVTPVPLWEYTLASWLGMMPLTVALVYAGTTLKDISDVTHGWGEFSKTRWAMIIFSLVISVVMMICVTKVAKSALDKALAECEKDMDDTTSSEQLIVTETSVGLNQPLVNEIDQDQANQQK from the exons ATGTTTTTGACATGGCCCAATGCTCTCAAGATcactcttctccttctccttgtTTCCGCTATTGTTGTCGCTTGCTTTACTCTCCCAATTGAaaag ATTCTGAAGGATTTCTTGATATGGGTTGATCAAGACCTTGGGCCGTGGGGTCCGCTCGCTCT GGCAGTTGCTTACATTCCTTTGACTATATTGGCAGTTCCAGCCTCAGTACTTACA CTTGGCGGTGGTTATCTATTTGGCCTTCCAGTTGGCATTGTTGCTGATTCTGTTGGTGCAACCATCGGTGCTGTAGCTGCATTTCTCCTTGGTGGAACA ATTGGGAAATCATTTGTTGCTTCTAAGTTGAAGGATTATCCACAGTTTAAATCAGTGTCAATTGCAACTCAGAGATCTGGATTTAAG attgtgtttctgcttcgGCTTGTTCCATTACTACcatataacatattaaattacCTCCTATCCGTGACTCCAGTTCCATTATGGGAATACACACTGGCGTCCTGGTTAGGAATGATG CCATTAACGGTGGCACTTGTGTATGCTGGAACAACGCTCAAAGATATATCTGATGTGACACATGGTTGGGGAGAGTTCTCAAAGACTCGTTGG GCTATGATTATTTTTAGTCTAGTGATATCTG TGGTTATGATGATTTGTGTTACTAAAGTTGCCAAGTCTGCTTTAGATAAGGCCTTGGCTGAATGTGAGAAAGATATGGATGACACTACATCTTCAGAACAACTCATTGTCACTGAAACTTCGGTAGGTCTAAATCAACCTCTCGTAAATGAGATAGATCAGGATCAAGCCAATCAACAAAAGTAA
- the LOC25494006 gene encoding uncharacterized protein: protein MILPPANQWRVWILTFLVLFGMFIVCSFDGCIGKNVFQGLSYRRSRYLFHDSPSFYVSLQENNAISLDQNQPNKTHVSVDVTLAEKVDKNLNRFDLVKNNVASWVKSELEVNLTSNLLARSRWLKLNKGGEPCKDSKAVDISIPGLDGGNMVDLSAGDIHEFVFQALDDSRKARCLGGDYFETDLSGESWKSRPLVKDFSNGSYSISLQVHPDFVGVYNLTIFLLYRQLEGLKLTPWKYVYDRMVRSIAIRFYKNEVLIPELQTCKAADFERDVWCGRWTRHGKNDDCSIGDDGRYRCLAPDFPCKSPWCDGSLGVLESNGWVYSTHCSFKMYSAESAWNCLKNRWIFFWGDSNHVDTIRNMLNFILDLPEVYSVPRRFDRNFSNPNDPSQTVRITSIFNGHWNDTQNYLGLDSLRNERYQNLLKEYFSEDTVPDTVILNSGLHDGVHFGGIKGFSVAAKYAASFWADVMKTVQQRGLAVPRVFYRTTVATGGYARSLAYNPNKMELFNGVFLEKLKQVGVLSGVIDNFDMTFPWHFDNRCNDGVHYGRAPAKMTWKDGQIGHQYFVDLMLAHVLLNALCAR, encoded by the coding sequence ATGATTTTGCCACCGGCGAATCAATGGCGAGTTTGGATACTCACATTTTTGGTTCTATTTGGAATGTTCATAGTTTGTAGCTTTGATGGATGCATTGGTAAGAATGTTTTTCAAGGTTTAAGTTATCGTCGTTCACGTTATCTTTTTCATGATTCTCCTAGTTTTTATGTTTCACTTCAAGAAAATAATGCTATTAGTTTAGATCAAAACCAACCCAACAAAACCCATGTTTCTGTTGATGTTACTTTAGCTGAAAAAGTTGATAAAAACCTAAATAGATTTGATCTTGTTAAGAATAATGTTGCAAGTTGGGTTAAAAGTGAACTAGAGGTTAATTTGACTTCAAATCTCTTAGCTAGATCTAGATGGTTAAAGTTAAATAAGGGAGGTGAACCATGTAAAGATTCTAAGGCTGTTGATATTTCAATTCCTGGCTTGGATGGTGGGAATATGGTAGATTTATCAGCTGGTGATATACATGAATTTGTTTTTCAAGCATTGGATGATTCGAGGAAGGCTCGATGTTTAGGTGGTGATTATTTTGAGACTGATCTTTCGGGGGAATCGTGGAAATCTAGACCGTTGGTGAAAGATTTTAGCAATGGATCTTACTCGATTTCGCTTCAAGTTCATCCTGATTTTGTTGGGGTTTATAATCTTACTATTTTCTTGCTTTATAGACAGTTAGAAGGTTTGAAGCTTACCCCTTGGAAATATGTTTACGACCGAATGGTTCGTAGTATTGCAATTAGATTCTACAAGAATGAGGTTCTCATACCGGAGTTGCAAACTTGCAAGGCTGCTGATTTTGAAAGGGATGTTTGGTGTGGAAGGTGGACAAGGCATGGCAAGAATGACGACTGCTCCATTGGTGATGATGGTAGATACAGATGCCTAGCACCAGATTTTCCTTGCAAATCTCCTTGGTGTGATGGTTCCTTGGGAGTTTTGGAGAGTAATGGTTGGGTGTACTCGACACATTGCTCGTTCAAGATGTATTCAGCTGAGTCTGCTTGGAATTGCTTGAAGAATCGATGGATTTTCTTCTGGGGCGATTCAAATCATGTTGACACGATACGTAATAtgctcaattttattttagatttgcCTGAGGTATATTCTGTCCCGAGAAGATTTGACAGGAACTTTTCAAATCCAAATGACCCCTCTCAAACCGTTAGGATTACAAGTATCTTCAATGGACATTGGAATGATACACAAAACTATCTAGGGTTGGATTCTCTGAGAAATGAAAGGTATCAAAATTTGTTGAAGGAATACTTCTCAGAAGATACAGTCCCGGACACTGTGATCCTAAACTCTGGTTTACACGACGGTGTACACTTTGGTGGTATAAAAGGATTCTCTGTTGCAGCAAAATATGCAGCATCCTTTTGGGCAGATGTTATGAAGACAGTGCAGCAAAGGGGATTGGCAGTGCCGAGAGTCTTTTACCGGACTACAGTTGCAACTGGTGGATATGCAAGATCGCTAGCATATAATCCTAACAAGATGGAGTTATTTAACGGTGTTTTCTTAGAAAAATTGAAGCAAGTGGGCGTTCTATCTGGTGTGATTGATAACTTTGATATGACATTTCCATGGCATTTTGATAACCGGTGTAACGATGGAGTTCACTATGGAAGGGCTCCGGCAAAGATGACGTGGAAAGATGGTCAAATTGGTCATCAATATTTTGTAGACCTTATGTTAGCTCATGTTCTTCTCAATGCACTGTGTGCAAGATAG
- the LOC25494007 gene encoding uncharacterized protein: MFFWKFMMPEKVLTSIPMHQWRIGLLTVLVLFGMFIVWSIDGCTVKNVFQGLRYRRSHYLAHVSPTTFNLSHQDLFPVSLEDQNQPNNTHVSSVNVTLAQKLDKNLESFDLVKNNVATWVQSELELNLTTNLLARWLAKGGEPCKDSKTVEISIPGLDLDGGNLIELSAGDIHEFGFQALDDSGKSRCLGGDYFETSLSGESWKSRPLVKDFSNGSYSISLQVHPDFVGVYNLTIILLYRHFEGLKFTPWRFVYDRMVRSIAIRFYKDDILIPELQSCKAADFERDVWCGRWTRHGRNDDCVIGNDGRYRCLAWNFPCKSPWCDGSLGALESNGWVYSTHCSFKMYSAEPAWNCLKNRWIFFWGDSNHVDTIRNMLNFILDLPEVHSVPRRFDMNFSNPADPSQTVRITSIFNGHWNETQNYLGLDSLRDEGFQNLLKKYFSEDTVPDTVIMNSGLHDGVHFRSIRAFSVGADYAASFWADVMKTVRQRGLALPRVFYRNTVATGGYARSLAFNPNKMDVFNGVFLEKLKQTGIVSGVIDNFDMTFPWHFDNRCNDGVHYGRAPAKMKWKDGQIGHQYFVDLMLAHVLLNALCAR, translated from the coding sequence atgtttttttggaAGTTTATGATGCCAGAAAAGGTTTTAACTTCGATTCCTATGCATCAATGGCGAATTGGGTTACTCACTGTTTTGGTTCTATTTGGAATGTTCATTGTTTGGAGCATTGATGGATGCACTGTTAAGAATGTTTTTCAAGGTTTAAGGTATCGTCGTTCACATTATCTTGCTCATGTTTCTCCTACTACTTTTAATCTTTCACATCAAGATTTGTTTCCTGTTAGTTTAGAAGATCAAAACCAACCCAACAATACCCATGTTTCTTCTGTTAATGTTACTTTAGCTCAAAAACTTGATAAAAACCTAGAAAGTTTTGATCTTGTTAAGAATAATGTTGCAACTTGGGTTCAAAGTGAATTAGAGCTTAATTTGACGACAAATCTTTTAGCAAGATGGTTAGCTAAGGGAGGTGAACCTTGTAAAGATTCTAAGACTGTTGAGATTTCAATTCCTGGGTTGGATTTGGATGGTGGGAATTTGATTGAGTTATCAGCTGGTGATATACATGAATTTGGTTTTCAAGCATTGGATGATTCGGGGAAGTCTCGATGTTTAGGTGGTGATTACTTTGAGACTAGTCTTTCGGGGGAATCGTGGAAATCTAGGCCGTTGGTGAAAGATTTTAGTAATGGATCTTACTCGATTTCACTTCAAGTTCATCCTGATTTTGTTGGGGTTTATAATCTTACTATTATCTTGCTTTATAGACACTTTGAAGGTTTGAAGTTTACTCCATGGAGATTTGTTTACGATCGAATGGTTCGTAGTATTGCAATTAGATTCTATAAGGATGATATTTTGATACCGGAGCTGCAGAGTTGCAAGGCTGCTGATTTTGAAAGGGATGTTTGGTGTGGAAGGTGGACAAGGCATGGCAGGAATGATGACTGTGTCATTGGTAATGACGGTAGATACCGATGCCTAGCATGGAATTTTCCTTGCAAATCTCCCTGGTGTGATGGTTCATTAGGAGCTTTGGAGAGTAATGGTTGGGTGTACTCGACGCATTGCTCATTCAAGATGTATTCAGCTGAGCCTGCTTGGAATTGCTTGAAGAATCGATGGATTTTCTTCTGGGGCGATTCAAATCATGTTGACACGATACGTAATAtgctcaattttattttagatttgcCTGAGGTACATTCTGTCCCAAGAAGATTTGACATGAATTTTTCAAACCCAGCCGATCCGTCTCAAACTGTTAGGATTACAAGCATCTTCAATGGTCATTGGAATGAAACACAAAACTATCTAGGGCTGGATTCACTGAGAGATGAGGGCTTTCAAAACTTGTTGAAGAAATACTTCTCAGAAGACACAGTACCAGACACTGTGATCATGAACTCTGGCTTGCATGACGGTGTCCACTTTCGTAGTATACGAGCATTCTCTGTGGGAGCAGACTATGCAGCATCTTTTTGGGCAGATGTTATGAAGACAGTGAGGCAAAGGGGATTGGCACTGCCAAGAGTGTTTTACCGGAATACGGTCGCAACCGGTGGATATGCAAGATCACTAGCATTTAATCCTAACAAGATGGATGTGTTCAATGGTGTTTTCTTAGAGAAACTAAAGCAAACGGGCATTGTCTCCGGTGTGATTGATAACTTTGATATGACATTTCCGTGGCATTTTGATAACCGATGTAACGATGGAGTTCATTATGGAAGGGCTCCGGCAAAGATGAAGTGGAAAGATGGTCAAATTGGTCATCAATATTTTGTGGACCTCATGTTAGCTCATGTTCTTCTCAATGCACTGTGTGCAAGATAG